A genomic window from Armatimonadota bacterium includes:
- the amrS gene encoding AmmeMemoRadiSam system radical SAM enzyme codes for MARAVPTLALLLDRLTVEGELYERLGAGKVRCLACGHRCVIFPGRRGICRVRFNDNGVLRVPWGYVAALQCDPIEKKPFYHVRPGARALTFGMLGCDYRCPNCQNWLTSQALRDPVAGTEPMEISPQEIVRLAVGEGAAYVVSSYNEPLITTEWALAIFKEAKQAGLRTGYVSNGNGTAEVLAALRPWTDCYKIDLKSFNDRNYRYLGGVLERVLDTIKRVYALGFWTEIVTLVIPGFNDTGDELRAIAEFIASVSPLIPWHVTAFHKDYRMTEPDDTPAETLLRAAGIGEAAGLKYVYAGNLPGRVGRYEHTFCHHCGALLVARRGYLILRDRLSPHRGRCPDCGTAIPGIWS; via the coding sequence ATGGCCCGCGCCGTCCCCACGCTGGCCCTGCTGCTCGACCGCCTGACGGTCGAAGGGGAACTCTACGAACGCCTGGGGGCGGGAAAGGTTCGCTGCCTGGCCTGCGGTCACCGCTGCGTCATCTTCCCCGGCCGCCGCGGGATCTGCCGGGTGCGGTTCAACGACAACGGCGTCCTGCGCGTCCCCTGGGGCTACGTCGCCGCACTGCAGTGCGATCCGATCGAAAAGAAACCTTTCTACCACGTCCGCCCCGGCGCGCGCGCCCTCACCTTCGGCATGCTCGGCTGCGACTACCGGTGCCCGAACTGCCAGAACTGGCTGACCAGCCAGGCGCTGCGCGATCCGGTGGCAGGGACGGAGCCGATGGAGATTTCGCCTCAGGAGATCGTGCGCCTGGCGGTAGGCGAGGGCGCCGCGTATGTGGTCAGCTCCTACAACGAGCCCCTGATCACCACCGAGTGGGCGCTGGCGATCTTCAAAGAAGCGAAGCAGGCCGGTCTGCGCACCGGCTACGTCAGCAACGGCAACGGCACGGCCGAGGTCCTGGCCGCCCTGCGGCCGTGGACCGATTGCTACAAGATAGACCTGAAGAGCTTCAACGACCGGAACTACCGGTACCTCGGCGGCGTCCTGGAACGCGTCCTGGACACCATCAAACGCGTCTATGCCCTGGGGTTCTGGACGGAGATCGTGACGCTGGTCATCCCCGGGTTCAACGACACCGGCGACGAGCTGCGCGCCATCGCGGAGTTCATCGCCTCGGTCTCGCCCTTGATCCCCTGGCACGTCACGGCCTTCCACAAGGACTACAGGATGACGGAGCCCGACGACACCCCCGCGGAGACGCTGCTCCGCGCGGCAGGGATCGGCGAAGCCGCCGGCCTGAAGTACGTCTACGCCGGGAATCTGCCGGGGCGGGTGGGACGCTACGAGCACACCTTCTGCCACCACTGCGGGGCGCTTCTGGTGGCGCGGCGAGGGTACCTGATCCTGCGCGACCGTCTCAGCCCCCATCGGGGGCGTTGTCCGGACTGCGGCACGGCCATCCCCGGGATCTGGTCGTAG
- a CDS encoding amidohydrolase family protein: MTIIDSHLHLITAAMLRRQRERLPQYRKKAMEAARVRGKTFEERLAELEGKSLEDHARSWLQAFDAAGVQAGAFIAVGEGNEELSRFVAMNPQRLIGWGSLSDPRHPDAGRTVAQFRSMGLSGLKLYPPIQRFLPNDRALYPVYEAAAEAALPILFHFGITVGAFYDLSFASPLPLSAAVKEFPEVTFVIAHFGAGFFRETLFLAYHTENVCVDTSGTNNWRDYYPGQPSLEQVFRDALRAFGPGRILFGTDSTAYGGYRGHILKEQVAILRRLELSDDDRQAILAGNARRILGLDRR; the protein is encoded by the coding sequence ATGACGATCATCGACAGCCACCTCCACCTGATCACCGCGGCGATGCTCCGGCGCCAGCGCGAGCGCCTTCCGCAGTACCGGAAGAAGGCGATGGAGGCGGCCAGGGTCCGGGGGAAGACCTTCGAGGAACGTCTGGCCGAGCTGGAAGGGAAGTCGCTGGAAGACCACGCCCGCTCCTGGCTCCAGGCCTTCGATGCGGCCGGGGTCCAGGCCGGGGCGTTCATTGCGGTCGGCGAAGGGAACGAGGAACTCTCCCGGTTCGTGGCCATGAACCCGCAACGCCTGATCGGCTGGGGTTCGCTCTCCGATCCGCGCCATCCCGACGCCGGACGGACGGTGGCCCAGTTCCGCTCCATGGGATTGTCCGGGTTGAAGCTCTACCCGCCGATCCAGCGGTTCCTGCCCAACGACCGGGCGCTGTACCCGGTCTACGAGGCCGCGGCGGAGGCGGCACTGCCCATCCTCTTCCATTTCGGCATCACCGTCGGCGCCTTCTATGATCTGAGTTTTGCCAGCCCGCTGCCCCTGTCCGCGGCGGTGAAGGAGTTTCCGGAGGTCACCTTCGTCATCGCCCACTTCGGCGCCGGCTTCTTTCGCGAGACGCTGTTTCTGGCCTACCACACGGAGAACGTCTGCGTGGACACCTCCGGGACCAACAACTGGCGCGACTACTATCCGGGGCAGCCGTCCCTGGAGCAGGTGTTCAGGGACGCCCTGCGCGCCTTCGGGCCCGGACGCATCCTCTTCGGCACGGACTCGACCGCCTACGGGGGCTACCGCGGCCACATCCTCAAGGAGCAGGTGGCGATTCTCCGGCGGCTCGAACTGAGCGACGACGACCGGCAGGCCATCCTGGCCGGGAATGCGCGCCGCATCCTCGGCCTGGACAGGCGGTAA